One Xenopus tropicalis strain Nigerian chromosome 8, UCB_Xtro_10.0, whole genome shotgun sequence genomic window carries:
- the tcf19 gene encoding transcription factor 19, which yields MVGSEVVLTQVQPCFQLLRMGSSPGQSSINANSTASRDLYTFLPDSPCCIYRLGAQHDLCDVPLPGKPAVHAKIHAERELSGDWKVNLESCTHFGIYINDVHLLQGQRMELSDGDLLRFQEKSDVSPCQSSSPDTYFLFQRVRVRPLDFSAITSPRARSSFPGFTPVLATQRLSGGRGGSPHYTTGATVILNSIGSISKMKRERMQGIGLMGGAVELTKPSTPDLPLPSRTGVERRHSRRKAQHQVLCELEEDEEDGQVEVGEMKKRKRGRRKEERKMVNHEQTGRKPRGRPRKHPIPPSVVSQTVSNAEPCAWRSCCLPQEETVSWVQCDHCDSWYHVVCIGRSLTSLQDTDFHCGCT from the exons ATGGTAGGGTCAGAAGTTGTGCTTACACAGGTACAGCCCTGTTTCCAGCTTTTGCGCATGGGCTCAAGCCCAGGACAGTCAAGCATAAATGCAAATAGCACAGCGTCCAGAGATTTGTATACTTTCCTGCCAGACTCGCCATGCTGCATCTACCGACTGGGAGCCCAGCATGATTTATGTGATGTCCCCCTCCCTGGAAAACCTGCTGTCCATGCAAAAATACATGCAGAGCGGGAGCTCTCAGGAGACTGGAAGGTTAACTTGGAAAGCTGCACTCACTTTG GTATATACATAAATGATGTTCATCTTTTGCAAGGACAGAGAATGGAACTTTCAGATGGTGACCTCCTCCGCTTCCAAGAAAAATCAGATGTTTCGCCATGTCAGTCATCTTCCCCTGACACGTACTTCCTTTTCCAGCGTGTTAGAGTGCGTCCATTGGACTTTTCCGCTATCACTTCCCCACGTGCTCGATCCTCTTTTCCTGGTTTTACCCCAGTTTTAGCCACACAGAGACTTAGTGGAGGGCGAGGCGGGTCACCTCACTATACTACTGGAGCCACTGTTATTCTGAACTCCATTGGCAGCATTAGTAAAATGAAGCGTGAAAGGATGCAGGGCATTGGGCTCATGGGAGGAGCAGTGGAACTGACCAAACCATCCACGCCTGATCTTCCTTTACCCTCTCGGACTGGAGTTGAAAGGAGACACAGCCGAAGAAAAGCACAGCATCAAGTACTTTGTGAACTAGAAGAGGATGAAGAAGATGGACAGGTAGAAGTAGGAGAAATGAAGAAGAGGAAAAGAGGAAGAAGGAAAGAAGAGAGGAAAATGGTTAATCATGAGCAGACTGGAAG GAAACCACGTGGACGCCCAAGGAAGCACCCCATCCCTCCTTCTGTAGTGTCCCAGACAGTGTCCAATGCAGAGCCTTGTGCATGGCGTTCATGCTGCCTTCCACAGGAAGAAACAGTCAGCTGGGTTCAATGTGATCACTGTGATTCATGGTATCATGTTGTGTGTATCGGCCGAAGTCTGACCTCCCTGCAAGACACAGACTTCCACTGTGGCTGCACGTAG